From Myxococcales bacterium, one genomic window encodes:
- the metH gene encoding methionine synthase, translated as MSADDRTGLLESQLRSRILVIDGAMGTMVQGFGLGEADFRGERFKDHHKDVQGNNELLVFSRPDVIEKIHNDFLEAGADIIETNTFGANSISQSDYEFDDLDTLTRDLNLAAAQIARRVADEWTARTPDKPRFVAGAIGPTSNTLSLSPKVEDAAFRNLSFDELEETYVTQTRALIEGGVDIILIETIFDTLNAKAALVAVQNVFEEVDVRLPIMISVAITDASGRTLSGQTVEAFWRSVAHAEPLSIGVNCSLGATDMRPHVAELAQIANTRVSSYPNAGLPNAFGEYDEAPELTGELLGEFATSGLVNIVGGCCGTTPDHIREIANAVEGVAPREVPDFSGELVSHYSGLEPLSIRSDANFQMIGERTNVSGSAKFRNLIKSGDMISAVDVAMEQVRGGANLLDVNMDEALLDSEACITEFLNLIATEPEITRIPVVIDSSKWSVLLAGMKCVQGKGIVNSISLKEGEEVFLEHARTIRRYGFGVVVMAFDEVGQADTTERKVDICTRAYKLLTETANFPAEDIIFDPNILPVATGIEEHNRYALNFIEAAKQIREACPGVHVSGGVSNLSFSFRGNNGVREAMHSVFLYHAIAAGMDMGIVNAGQLEVYEDIPKDLLEKVENVILNRCETATDDLLEFAESVKRGGKKRVVDHSWREASVGERLSHALVHGIVDFIEEDTEEARVAAERPLHVIEGPLMDGMSIVGELFGAGKMFLPQVVKSARAMKRAVAHLEPFMEAEKVGTSSQGKIVMATVKGDVHDIGKNIVGVVLGCNNYEIVDLGVMVPADKILQTAIDVEADMIGLSGLITPSLDEMVSVAKEMSRRNFEIPLLIGGATTSRVHTAVKIAPTFDQPTIHVRDASKAVGIVASLLDPKKRVECDRANREVQQKLRDLHEARQEKPLRSYRAARENRPTVEFGDGEVARPEFLGRRVLMDFDLEEIVPYIDWTFFFSAWELKGRYPKILEHPEMGEAARDLFANGQSLLAQIVEQKQLTAQAVYGFWPANSDGDDIVLYRDDSRSDELLRFPMLRQQEELAKGMFNRSLADYIAPKESGVEDYIGAFAVTTGLGATKLTDDFKSEHDDYNAIMVQSLADRLAEAFAEYLHARARKEWGIAPAAGESMDDLIEERYRGIRPAFGYPACPDHSLKNSLFELLSAEEVGMELTESCAVSPAASVSGLYFGNPAAKYFTVGRLDRDQVRNYASRQKTNLKEVEKWLAPYLTYDSEESA; from the coding sequence ATGAGCGCAGACGACCGCACGGGTCTCCTCGAGTCGCAGCTTCGCAGCCGGATTCTCGTGATCGACGGGGCCATGGGGACCATGGTCCAGGGGTTCGGCCTCGGAGAAGCTGATTTCCGGGGCGAACGCTTCAAGGATCACCACAAGGACGTCCAGGGGAACAACGAACTCCTGGTGTTTTCGCGACCGGACGTGATCGAGAAGATCCACAACGATTTTTTGGAGGCCGGAGCGGACATCATCGAGACCAACACGTTTGGCGCCAATTCGATCTCCCAGTCGGACTATGAATTCGACGACCTCGACACCCTGACCCGCGACCTCAACCTCGCCGCAGCCCAGATCGCGCGCCGCGTTGCGGACGAATGGACTGCCAGAACGCCCGACAAGCCGCGCTTTGTTGCCGGAGCGATAGGGCCCACCAGCAACACCCTTTCGCTCTCTCCGAAAGTCGAAGACGCGGCGTTCCGCAACCTCAGTTTCGACGAGCTCGAAGAGACTTACGTGACCCAGACTCGCGCATTGATCGAAGGCGGCGTCGACATCATCCTGATCGAGACCATCTTCGACACCTTGAACGCCAAAGCGGCACTGGTCGCAGTGCAGAATGTTTTCGAAGAGGTCGACGTTCGCCTTCCCATCATGATCTCGGTGGCGATCACCGACGCAAGTGGTCGCACGCTTTCGGGTCAGACCGTCGAGGCGTTCTGGCGCTCGGTGGCTCACGCTGAACCTCTCTCGATCGGCGTCAACTGCTCCCTCGGCGCCACTGACATGCGGCCACACGTCGCTGAGCTCGCCCAAATCGCAAATACCCGGGTATCCTCGTATCCGAACGCCGGACTTCCCAACGCGTTCGGCGAGTACGACGAAGCACCGGAGCTGACCGGCGAATTATTGGGAGAGTTTGCGACTTCGGGGCTGGTCAATATCGTTGGGGGGTGCTGCGGGACCACCCCCGACCATATCCGCGAAATTGCAAACGCCGTCGAAGGCGTCGCGCCCCGAGAGGTTCCCGATTTTTCCGGCGAGCTGGTGAGCCATTACAGCGGTCTCGAACCCCTGTCGATTCGTTCCGACGCAAACTTCCAGATGATCGGAGAGCGCACCAACGTCTCTGGATCGGCGAAATTCCGCAATCTCATCAAATCGGGCGACATGATCAGTGCCGTCGATGTCGCGATGGAGCAGGTGCGCGGAGGCGCGAACCTGCTCGACGTCAACATGGACGAAGCACTTCTCGATTCAGAAGCGTGCATCACCGAGTTCTTGAATTTGATCGCCACCGAGCCAGAAATCACGCGCATTCCGGTGGTGATCGACAGCTCGAAGTGGTCGGTCTTGCTCGCGGGCATGAAGTGCGTCCAGGGCAAGGGCATCGTCAACTCCATCTCGCTCAAGGAAGGCGAAGAGGTCTTCCTCGAGCACGCACGCACGATCCGACGCTACGGGTTCGGCGTGGTCGTGATGGCCTTCGACGAGGTCGGGCAAGCGGATACGACCGAGCGAAAGGTCGATATCTGCACCCGGGCCTACAAGCTCTTGACCGAGACGGCCAACTTCCCGGCAGAAGACATCATCTTCGATCCCAACATTCTCCCGGTGGCGACCGGCATCGAAGAACACAATCGCTACGCACTCAACTTCATCGAAGCTGCGAAGCAGATACGCGAAGCCTGCCCGGGCGTGCATGTAAGCGGCGGCGTTTCAAATCTATCCTTCTCATTCCGCGGCAACAACGGGGTGCGGGAAGCCATGCACTCGGTCTTTCTCTACCACGCGATCGCGGCGGGGATGGACATGGGCATCGTCAACGCGGGGCAACTCGAGGTCTACGAAGACATCCCGAAGGACCTGCTCGAGAAAGTCGAGAACGTGATTCTCAACCGCTGCGAGACGGCCACCGATGATCTTCTCGAATTCGCAGAATCGGTAAAGAGAGGCGGCAAGAAGCGTGTCGTCGATCACAGCTGGCGCGAAGCCAGCGTTGGGGAGCGGCTCTCTCACGCTCTCGTGCACGGCATCGTCGATTTCATCGAAGAGGATACCGAAGAGGCGCGAGTTGCCGCAGAGCGCCCGCTTCACGTGATCGAGGGCCCCTTGATGGACGGCATGAGTATCGTGGGCGAACTCTTCGGTGCGGGAAAGATGTTCCTGCCCCAGGTGGTAAAGAGTGCCCGGGCGATGAAGCGTGCCGTCGCGCACCTCGAACCCTTCATGGAGGCAGAGAAGGTCGGCACCAGCAGTCAGGGCAAGATCGTCATGGCCACAGTCAAGGGCGACGTGCACGATATTGGCAAGAACATTGTCGGTGTCGTGCTCGGTTGCAACAACTACGAGATCGTGGATCTCGGGGTGATGGTGCCCGCGGACAAAATTCTCCAGACCGCGATCGATGTCGAAGCGGACATGATCGGACTGTCGGGCTTGATCACACCCTCGCTGGATGAAATGGTTTCGGTCGCAAAGGAAATGTCCCGGCGCAATTTTGAAATCCCGCTGTTGATCGGCGGCGCCACTACGAGTCGTGTGCATACGGCGGTCAAGATCGCTCCGACCTTTGATCAGCCGACGATACACGTGCGCGACGCATCGAAAGCCGTAGGAATAGTCGCGAGCCTGCTCGATCCGAAGAAACGGGTTGAGTGCGACCGCGCCAATCGCGAGGTGCAGCAGAAGCTGCGCGATCTCCATGAGGCGCGGCAGGAAAAACCACTCCGCTCGTATCGCGCTGCGCGCGAGAACCGCCCCACGGTGGAGTTTGGCGACGGCGAGGTTGCGCGACCGGAATTCCTCGGCCGCAGGGTGCTTATGGACTTCGATCTCGAAGAAATCGTCCCCTATATCGACTGGACGTTCTTCTTCAGTGCGTGGGAGCTCAAGGGGCGATACCCGAAGATCCTCGAGCACCCGGAGATGGGCGAGGCGGCTCGAGATCTGTTCGCCAACGGACAATCGCTGCTCGCGCAAATCGTCGAACAAAAGCAACTCACCGCCCAGGCGGTCTACGGCTTCTGGCCCGCAAACAGTGATGGTGACGACATCGTCCTCTACCGAGACGACAGTCGCAGTGACGAATTGCTTCGCTTCCCGATGCTTCGCCAGCAAGAAGAACTTGCCAAGGGCATGTTCAATCGATCACTCGCGGACTACATCGCACCCAAAGAATCGGGAGTCGAAGACTACATCGGCGCGTTTGCCGTCACCACGGGTCTGGGTGCCACCAAGCTCACAGACGACTTCAAGAGCGAGCACGACGACTACAACGCCATCATGGTGCAGTCCCTGGCGGACCGGCTCGCCGAAGCCTTCGCCGAGTACCTCCACGCCCGTGCGCGAAAAGAATGGGGGATCGCCCCGGCGGCGGGGGAAAGCATGGACGACCTGATCGAGGAGCGATATCGGGGGATTCGCCCGGCGTTCGGCTATCCCGCGTGCCCGGATCACAGCTTGAAGAACAGTCTCTTCGAACTTCTTTCAGCCGAAGAAGTCGGCATGGAGTTGACCGAGAGCTGCGCGGTCAGCCCAGCAGCCAGCGTAAGTGGACTCTATTTCGGTAATCCGGCCGCGAAGTACTTTACGGTTGGCAGACTGGATCGCGACCAGGTCAGAAATTACGCGAGCCGACAGAAGACGAACTTGAAAGAAGTCGAAAAGTGGCTCGCCCCATACCTGACCTACGACTCCGAAGAATCCGCGTAA
- a CDS encoding DUF2520 domain-containing protein, whose product MSSEKKRAGIAARPSISIIGPGKLGVALAKLARSAGYRVTAVAGRDRGRAQAAAAAIGPETQALTPVEAASTSDLIFLTVSDSAIRAVAEDLAAAAAISDGSILVHCSGALTSEILASVQEDRQVAVASFHPLQTFPTVARAEADLPGSSCFLEGDARALEVLEVFGAEIGTQCVRIETRAKVLYHAGAVIACNYLCALMDAALSATEAAGVERTTAWPALQPLIQSTFENIGLLGPAAALTGPIQRGDGETVALHLRAIEESAPELGTLYRALGLHTLELATREEAPAKLSLKDAQELRRLLNDTNPLPADPRAG is encoded by the coding sequence ATGTCCAGCGAGAAGAAAAGAGCGGGGATCGCGGCACGTCCCTCGATCTCCATCATCGGTCCGGGCAAGCTCGGGGTTGCCCTCGCCAAACTTGCGCGGTCCGCTGGGTACCGAGTGACCGCGGTCGCGGGCCGCGATCGGGGTCGCGCCCAGGCGGCCGCCGCTGCAATTGGCCCGGAGACCCAGGCCCTCACTCCCGTCGAAGCCGCCAGCACTTCCGATCTGATTTTTTTGACGGTGTCGGATTCCGCGATCCGAGCCGTCGCCGAGGATCTTGCTGCTGCCGCCGCCATCAGCGACGGCAGTATTCTGGTGCACTGTTCGGGAGCCCTGACGAGTGAGATTCTCGCCTCGGTGCAGGAGGACCGTCAGGTTGCCGTGGCGTCGTTTCATCCGCTCCAGACTTTCCCCACGGTGGCGCGTGCCGAGGCCGACTTGCCCGGCAGCTCATGTTTTCTGGAAGGGGATGCCCGGGCGCTCGAGGTTCTCGAAGTTTTTGGCGCAGAAATCGGAACCCAATGCGTTCGCATCGAGACTCGGGCCAAGGTGCTCTACCACGCGGGTGCCGTAATCGCGTGCAACTACTTGTGTGCATTGATGGACGCCGCACTCAGCGCCACTGAAGCCGCCGGAGTCGAGCGAACCACTGCGTGGCCCGCACTGCAACCTCTGATCCAGTCCACCTTCGAGAACATTGGGCTTCTGGGCCCTGCGGCGGCTCTCACCGGCCCCATTCAGCGAGGCGATGGGGAGACCGTTGCGCTGCATCTGCGCGCGATCGAGGAATCGGCGCCCGAGTTGGGAACGCTCTATCGCGCGTTGGGTTTGCACACCCTCGAGCTTGCGACCCGGGAAGAGGCGCCGGCAAAACTCTCGCTGAAAGATGCACAGGAACTGCGCCGACTTTTGAATGACACGAATCCACTTCCGGCCGATCCCCGGGCGGGTTAG
- a CDS encoding AEC family transporter has protein sequence MFEQLFSILAPVYLCIAVGYVWRRIGRPIDNQLIADLCMNLGAPCLVFSSLVALDVELTALVRLAVIIPTAFVIFAVVGYAGLRMAGLPIRSFLAPMIFPNTGNLGLPICLFAFGAEGLLYAVVVFALTSAIQFTLGQWIWSGKISFRQLFRTPLVYAVLAALLVIATDSEVPTWLLRTTQSFGGITIPLMQFTLGVSLATLRVKRLPRSFALGMMRLSMGFGVGVGLASAFELTGVIRGVVILDCAMPAAVINYLFAEKFNRDPDEVAGVVVASTTISLVALPLILAWLLPA, from the coding sequence ATGTTCGAGCAGCTGTTCTCCATCCTTGCGCCGGTCTACCTCTGCATCGCCGTCGGATATGTATGGCGGCGCATCGGGCGGCCGATCGACAACCAGCTGATCGCTGATCTGTGCATGAACCTCGGCGCACCTTGTCTCGTTTTCTCGAGTCTGGTTGCGCTGGATGTCGAGCTGACGGCGCTCGTGCGCCTCGCCGTAATCATTCCCACGGCCTTCGTAATCTTCGCTGTGGTGGGTTACGCCGGCCTGCGCATGGCAGGCCTCCCGATTCGTTCGTTTCTCGCCCCGATGATATTTCCGAATACCGGAAACCTCGGGCTTCCCATCTGCCTCTTCGCGTTTGGAGCTGAGGGACTGCTCTACGCCGTAGTGGTGTTTGCGCTGACCTCGGCCATCCAGTTCACCCTGGGACAGTGGATTTGGAGCGGCAAAATTTCATTTCGGCAGTTGTTCAGAACGCCGCTCGTCTACGCGGTTTTGGCGGCGTTGCTGGTCATCGCGACCGACAGTGAAGTCCCGACCTGGCTTTTGCGCACCACCCAGAGTTTCGGCGGTATCACGATTCCCTTGATGCAATTCACCCTTGGCGTCTCGTTGGCCACTCTGCGCGTAAAGCGTCTGCCCCGATCTTTCGCGCTCGGCATGATGCGGCTCTCGATGGGTTTTGGTGTGGGAGTCGGCCTCGCGAGCGCCTTTGAGCTGACCGGCGTGATCCGCGGCGTCGTGATCCTGGACTGCGCCATGCCGGCGGCCGTGATCAATTATTTGTTCGCTGAAAAGTTCAACCGGGACCCGGACGAAGTTGCGGGAGTCGTTGTCGCCTCCACAACGATCTCGCTGGTCGCGCTGCCGTTGATTCTCGCCTGGCTGCTTCCCGCTTGA
- the htpG gene encoding molecular chaperone HtpG, whose amino-acid sequence MSVEQHDFQAEVKQLLDLMIHSLYSNKEVFLRELISNASDAIDKARFEGVTNPALLPSGEFAIQLIADPENKTLSISDNGIGMNHDSVIENLGTLARSGSVEFIEKLKQAGGKGDAPELIGQFGVGFYASFMVADQIRVLTRAAGETQAVLWTSDGAGGYSVEDAERSEAGTTVTLTLKPSDTDDGLSDFTDEWVLRQTIKKYSDFVAYPIRLEVVKPAADEAEAEEETDEPSEPLNSMKAIWTRPESDVSEDEFKEFYKHITHDFQEPLLRISSKMEGTFEAKSLLFIPSKAPHDLYHREMSRRGIQLFVRRVFIMDECRDLVPEYLRFVRGVVDAEDVTLNVSRELLQQDRQIQAIRKYLVKKVLDALKSLRKDDEEKYLNFWGEFGPVLKEGLLMWDEKKDRILDLVLASSTHHESKLTSLEDYVERMQEDQEDIYYLVGTSLDVLTKSPHLEALKEKGIEVLLFADPVDEVWLQQMPPQYKGKSFKSAGRSDAEPEASDEDEKKDEKSKEKQKKFKDLLAALGAGLEDTAKEVRISKRLTSSPACLVLEEGQLTPQLEAMLRQAGQETPATLPILEINPEHPLVKRLQEIFAADAKDARIGNYAQLLFGQAQLAEGAQLGDPAAFSRKLADLMLEAL is encoded by the coding sequence ATGAGCGTCGAACAGCACGATTTCCAGGCCGAGGTCAAGCAACTCCTCGATCTGATGATCCACTCGCTTTACTCCAACAAGGAGGTCTTTCTCCGCGAATTGATCTCCAACGCATCGGATGCCATCGACAAGGCTCGCTTCGAGGGGGTGACCAATCCCGCGTTACTTCCGAGTGGCGAGTTTGCCATCCAATTGATCGCCGACCCCGAGAACAAGACCCTCAGCATTAGCGACAACGGGATCGGGATGAATCACGACTCCGTGATCGAAAATCTCGGAACCTTGGCGCGGTCGGGTTCCGTCGAGTTCATCGAGAAGCTCAAACAAGCCGGAGGTAAGGGTGATGCGCCCGAGTTGATCGGCCAGTTTGGTGTTGGCTTCTACGCGAGCTTCATGGTGGCCGACCAGATCAGAGTATTGACCCGGGCTGCAGGAGAGACCCAGGCAGTCCTGTGGACCAGCGACGGCGCCGGCGGCTACAGCGTAGAGGACGCTGAGCGATCAGAAGCCGGGACCACCGTCACCCTCACTCTCAAGCCGAGCGACACGGACGACGGCTTGTCGGATTTCACGGATGAATGGGTGCTGCGTCAGACGATCAAGAAGTACTCCGATTTTGTCGCCTACCCGATTCGTCTCGAAGTCGTCAAACCCGCCGCCGATGAGGCTGAGGCAGAAGAGGAAACTGACGAGCCGAGCGAGCCGCTGAACTCGATGAAGGCGATCTGGACCCGTCCCGAGAGCGATGTCAGCGAGGACGAGTTCAAGGAGTTCTACAAACACATCACCCACGACTTCCAGGAACCCCTGCTCCGGATCTCGAGCAAGATGGAGGGCACGTTCGAGGCGAAGTCTCTCCTCTTCATTCCCTCGAAGGCTCCCCACGATCTCTACCACCGCGAAATGTCACGGCGCGGCATTCAGCTCTTTGTGCGCCGGGTCTTCATCATGGACGAATGTCGAGATCTCGTGCCGGAATACCTGCGCTTCGTGCGCGGGGTGGTGGACGCCGAAGACGTCACGCTCAACGTTTCCCGCGAGCTACTCCAGCAGGATCGACAGATTCAGGCGATTCGAAAGTATCTGGTGAAGAAGGTTCTCGATGCGCTGAAGTCGCTGCGCAAGGACGATGAAGAGAAGTATCTGAATTTCTGGGGAGAGTTTGGGCCGGTACTCAAGGAAGGCCTGTTGATGTGGGACGAAAAAAAGGATCGCATTTTAGATCTCGTGCTCGCTAGCTCGACCCACCACGAGAGCAAACTCACCTCCCTCGAAGATTATGTTGAACGAATGCAGGAGGATCAGGAAGATATCTATTATCTGGTGGGAACCTCCCTCGACGTACTCACGAAATCGCCCCACCTGGAAGCCCTCAAGGAAAAGGGGATCGAGGTGTTGCTCTTTGCCGACCCCGTAGACGAGGTTTGGCTCCAACAGATGCCGCCGCAGTACAAGGGAAAGAGCTTCAAGTCTGCAGGTCGCAGTGACGCCGAACCTGAAGCGTCAGATGAAGACGAGAAGAAGGACGAGAAGAGCAAGGAAAAACAGAAAAAATTCAAGGACCTTCTCGCGGCGCTGGGTGCGGGCCTCGAAGACACCGCCAAAGAGGTGCGGATCTCGAAACGCCTGACATCTTCACCCGCATGTCTGGTGTTGGAAGAGGGCCAGCTCACCCCGCAACTCGAAGCCATGCTGCGCCAGGCCGGTCAAGAAACCCCGGCGACGCTGCCGATCCTGGAGATCAATCCGGAACACCCACTCGTCAAACGACTCCAGGAAATTTTTGCAGCCGATGCAAAGGACGCGCGCATTGGAAACTACGCCCAGCTGCTGTTTGGACAGGCGCAGCTCGCCGAGGGGGCTCAACTCGGCGATCCGGCCGCTTTCAGCCGAAAACTGGCGGATCTGATGCTCGAAGCGCTCTAA
- the asnB gene encoding asparagine synthase (glutamine-hydrolyzing): protein MCGIAGYAGLHRPELLGPMTDAMIHRGPDDSGTWCDAEGEIGLGHRRLSIIDLTAAGRQPMSNAQGTIWITYNGELYNYPEHRERLLSKGYEFRNQTDTEVVIALYETMGLDFLNELNGIFAFALWDSTKRRLLLVRDHAGVKPLYYRQDGRKLYFASEIKALLKVPGAPRELHTPSIPDYLTFLWVPGENTLLAGVKKLEPGHYAIWQDGRFETRRWFEIEYEPDESLSESEWTEAVHETFMRTTKRQMVSDVPLGAFLSDGLDSSSIVACMRNVFPDREINAYTVRFERGAMAKEQGVDDYPYARRVAKELGVRLKSVMLRPDVITLLPKLVYHLDEPDADPAVFPSYLIAKLAREDGTTVLLSGTGGDEVFFGYRSHQAYRLYERFAWMSRFPMSSMISAGVRLSGALLGAQNRYARRIAKFRRGLMRRGLERHLEVSDWSSHAVREGLFDDAIYYSMHSWDSSDCMRRYYDDFRGSGELNLHSHLLIQTFLAAHNFLYTDKSSMAVGLETRVPFMDVELMRLSARIPERYKLKGNVTKSVLKNAMGRYLPRELIHRKKAGFGAPLRTWIQDDLNEVIQFYLGPAQVKSRGIFKSDQVQRILKENATGSRDHAYLIYALINLELWMQSFLDEPGVEITL, encoded by the coding sequence ATGTGCGGAATTGCGGGATATGCGGGTCTACACCGGCCAGAGCTACTCGGCCCGATGACCGACGCGATGATTCACCGAGGACCAGACGATTCTGGCACATGGTGCGATGCCGAGGGTGAGATAGGTCTGGGGCACCGGCGTCTATCGATCATCGATCTGACAGCTGCGGGGCGGCAGCCCATGTCCAACGCCCAGGGTACGATCTGGATTACTTACAACGGCGAACTCTACAACTACCCCGAACATCGCGAGCGGTTGCTGTCGAAGGGGTATGAGTTTCGCAACCAGACCGATACAGAAGTCGTCATCGCTCTGTACGAAACCATGGGGCTCGATTTTCTCAATGAGCTCAACGGCATCTTCGCCTTTGCGTTATGGGACAGCACGAAGCGACGTCTGCTTCTGGTTCGGGACCACGCGGGGGTCAAACCTCTCTACTACAGGCAGGATGGTCGCAAGCTTTACTTCGCCTCCGAGATCAAAGCACTGCTCAAGGTGCCGGGTGCTCCCCGTGAACTCCATACCCCGAGTATTCCCGACTATCTGACTTTCTTATGGGTGCCGGGCGAAAACACGCTGCTCGCTGGAGTCAAGAAGCTCGAGCCGGGCCATTACGCGATCTGGCAGGACGGACGCTTCGAAACGCGACGCTGGTTCGAGATCGAGTATGAACCGGACGAAAGTCTGAGTGAATCGGAGTGGACCGAGGCGGTACACGAAACCTTCATGCGGACGACCAAGCGCCAAATGGTGTCAGACGTCCCTCTCGGCGCGTTTCTTTCGGATGGGCTCGATTCGTCGAGCATTGTGGCGTGCATGCGCAATGTATTTCCCGATCGAGAGATCAACGCCTACACGGTTCGCTTCGAACGGGGCGCCATGGCCAAGGAGCAGGGTGTAGACGACTACCCCTATGCGCGTCGGGTCGCCAAGGAGCTGGGTGTGCGGCTCAAGAGCGTCATGTTGCGTCCGGATGTCATCACCTTGTTACCCAAGTTGGTGTACCACCTGGACGAACCGGATGCAGATCCGGCGGTGTTTCCTTCCTACCTGATCGCGAAGCTCGCTCGTGAGGACGGTACGACCGTGTTGCTGTCCGGTACCGGCGGAGACGAAGTTTTCTTTGGCTATCGGAGCCACCAGGCCTACCGACTCTATGAACGCTTTGCCTGGATGTCACGGTTCCCCATGTCTTCGATGATCTCGGCCGGTGTTCGGTTGAGCGGCGCTTTGTTGGGCGCGCAGAACCGCTATGCCCGGCGCATTGCGAAGTTTCGCCGAGGTCTGATGCGGCGGGGGCTCGAGCGCCACCTCGAAGTTTCGGACTGGTCGAGCCATGCGGTTCGCGAGGGGCTCTTCGATGATGCGATCTACTATTCCATGCATTCCTGGGACAGCTCGGACTGCATGCGTCGGTACTACGACGATTTTCGTGGCTCGGGCGAATTGAATTTGCATTCGCACCTCTTGATTCAAACCTTCCTCGCGGCACACAACTTTCTTTACACCGACAAGTCGAGCATGGCAGTAGGGCTCGAGACGCGGGTTCCATTCATGGATGTCGAGTTGATGCGATTGAGCGCGCGAATCCCCGAGCGCTACAAGCTGAAGGGCAACGTGACCAAGAGCGTGCTCAAGAACGCCATGGGGCGATACTTGCCTCGGGAGTTGATTCACCGCAAGAAGGCTGGCTTTGGCGCGCCACTCCGCACCTGGATTCAGGACGATCTGAACGAAGTCATTCAGTTTTACCTGGGCCCCGCACAGGTCAAGAGCCGTGGCATCTTCAAGTCGGACCAGGTGCAGCGCATTCTCAAAGAGAACGCGACCGGATCCAGGGACCATGCGTATCTCATCTACGCGTTGATCAATCTCGAGCTCTGGATGCAGTCGTTCTTGGATGAGCCGGGCGTCGAAATTACGCTCTGA
- the dusB gene encoding tRNA dihydrouridine synthase DusB, with amino-acid sequence MVPIGEINQGVAPAQPGEFPGVSLGAIDLPVPVILAPMAGITNTPFRTLCREFGAGLYVSEMITARALVERNPRTLQLASFAPEEKPRSLQLYGVDPHYVGEAVAFLVGEGRVDHLDMNFGCPVRKVTRKGGGAAIPAKPRLLANIVRAAVKHAEKIPITIKFRVGIDDDIHTYLDSGRIAEQEGCAAVSLHARTAAQLYDGEADWDTIAELKRAVSIPVFGNGDIWEAWDALRMMRHTGCDGVVVGRGCLGRPWLFRDLADVFAGRFPKAPPAFGEVMQIMLRHARLLAAWQGERWGIRAFRKQATWYTKGFAKSAQLRGELIRINTIAELEEVLSHADPTLEFPASALRVPRGKKSGRQRVALPEGYLDDRMDDTPPVPAAEADFSGG; translated from the coding sequence ATGGTACCGATCGGCGAAATCAATCAGGGCGTGGCTCCCGCACAACCGGGGGAGTTTCCGGGGGTTTCCCTCGGCGCGATCGATCTGCCCGTCCCGGTGATCCTCGCGCCCATGGCTGGCATCACCAACACGCCCTTCCGCACCCTGTGTCGGGAGTTCGGCGCCGGCCTCTACGTCAGCGAAATGATTACCGCTCGAGCCCTGGTCGAGCGCAATCCCCGAACCCTGCAACTCGCCAGCTTTGCCCCGGAAGAGAAGCCCCGGAGCCTCCAACTCTACGGGGTCGACCCGCACTACGTCGGTGAAGCGGTCGCATTCCTCGTCGGCGAAGGACGAGTTGACCATCTGGACATGAACTTTGGCTGCCCGGTCAGAAAAGTGACGCGCAAGGGAGGTGGCGCCGCGATTCCGGCGAAGCCCAGGTTGCTCGCCAACATCGTGCGCGCGGCGGTCAAGCATGCGGAGAAGATCCCGATCACGATCAAGTTTCGCGTGGGCATCGACGACGACATTCACACGTATCTCGACTCCGGGCGCATCGCCGAGCAAGAGGGATGCGCCGCCGTGTCTCTGCATGCTCGAACTGCCGCACAGCTCTACGACGGCGAGGCCGATTGGGACACCATCGCCGAACTCAAGCGTGCCGTTTCAATCCCGGTGTTCGGCAATGGCGACATCTGGGAAGCCTGGGACGCATTGCGCATGATGCGACACACGGGTTGCGATGGTGTCGTCGTGGGTCGCGGTTGTCTCGGACGCCCATGGTTGTTCCGCGACCTGGCGGATGTCTTTGCAGGGCGCTTCCCCAAAGCACCGCCTGCCTTTGGCGAAGTCATGCAGATCATGTTGCGCCACGCCAGACTGCTTGCAGCCTGGCAGGGCGAACGCTGGGGGATCCGCGCGTTTCGCAAGCAGGCGACCTGGTACACCAAGGGCTTTGCCAAGAGCGCTCAATTGCGCGGCGAACTGATTCGCATCAACACGATCGCAGAACTGGAAGAAGTTCTCTCTCACGCCGATCCGACTCTCGAGTTTCCGGCCTCTGCCCTGCGCGTGCCCAGGGGCAAAAAGAGCGGGCGCCAGCGCGTTGCGCTGCCCGAGGGCTACCTCGACGACCGCATGGACGACACCCCTCCGGTCCCGGCGGCGGAAGCGGATTTTTCTGGCGGTTAA